A DNA window from Turicibacter sp. TJ11 contains the following coding sequences:
- a CDS encoding ABC transporter ATP-binding protein: MSVLKLENISFAYDKKPIFKDLNLEFEKGKVYAIIGRSGTGKTTLLSVLSGLAAPTTGKVYYDGKDIEKINKYDFRSQYVGVVFQSFNLLTKFTAFENVSLSMDIAKFHVPDKKKYVYDLLNSVGLDEEKANRRILKLSGGQQQRVAIARALSYQPEIILADEPTGNLDGETEAEIIKILKGLAAQGKCVILVTHTPEVAKAADHVYDLSNLKKVK, encoded by the coding sequence ATGTCAGTATTAAAGCTTGAAAATATTAGTTTTGCTTATGATAAAAAACCAATCTTTAAAGACTTAAATTTAGAATTTGAAAAAGGAAAAGTATATGCGATCATTGGGCGTTCAGGTACAGGAAAAACAACACTATTATCAGTTCTTTCAGGATTAGCTGCTCCAACGACGGGAAAGGTTTATTATGATGGGAAAGATATTGAAAAAATAAATAAGTATGATTTTCGTAGTCAGTATGTTGGCGTTGTGTTTCAAAGCTTTAACTTATTAACGAAATTCACAGCCTTTGAAAATGTGAGCTTGTCGATGGATATTGCAAAATTTCATGTCCCTGATAAAAAGAAGTATGTTTATGATCTATTAAACAGTGTCGGTTTAGATGAAGAAAAAGCGAACCGTCGTATTTTAAAATTATCAGGTGGACAGCAACAACGTGTAGCCATTGCTCGTGCTCTATCTTATCAACCAGAAATTATTTTAGCCGATGAACCAACTGGAAACTTAGACGGTGAAACAGAAGCTGAAATTATTAAAATTCTAAAAGGATTAGCGGCGCAAGGAAAATGTGTCATCTTAGTTACTCATACACCAGAAGTCGCTAAAGCAGCTGATCATGTGTATGATTTATCTAATTTAAAGAAAGTAAAATAG